In Ovis canadensis isolate MfBH-ARS-UI-01 breed Bighorn chromosome 3, ARS-UI_OviCan_v2, whole genome shotgun sequence, one DNA window encodes the following:
- the STARD7 gene encoding stAR-related lipid transfer protein 7, mitochondrial codes for MFPRRPPAGLAAWLVGAAAAAAGRAGARGGGLLALLANQCRFVTGLRVRRAQQIAQLYGRLYSESSRRVLLGRLWRRLRGRPGHASALMAALAGVFVWDEERIREEELQRSIDEMKRLEEMSGMFRSSGAERHPPEPKSQTEGVEDSGGKEQPWEMVMDKKHFKLWRRPISGTHLYQYRVFGTYTDVTPRQFFNVQLDTEYRKKWDALVIKLEVIERDVVSGSEVLHWVTHFPYPMYSRDYVYVRRYSVDEENNVMVLVSRAVEHPSVPESPEFVRVRSYESQMVIRPHKSFDENGFDYLLTYSDNPQTVFPRYCVSWMVSSGMPDFLEKLHTATLKAKNMEIKVKDYISSKPLEVGNEAKAAAPSSERKSEGSCGPARIEYA; via the exons ATGTTCCCGCGTAGGCCGCCGGCCGGCCTGGCCGCCTGGCTGGtgggcgcggcggcggcggcggccgggcgCGCGGGCGCGCGGGGTGGGGGCCTGCTCGCCCTGCTGGCCAATCAGTGCCGCTTCGTGACGGGCCTGCGCGTGCGGCGCGCGCAGCAGATCGCGCAGCTCTACGGCCGCCTGTACTCGGAGAGCTCGCGCCGCGTCCTCCTCGGTCGCCTCTGGCGCCGGCTGCGTGGACGCCCGGGCCATGCCTCTGCTTTGATGGCGGCGCTCGCCGGCGTGTTCGTGTGGGACGAGGAGAGGATCCGGGAGGAGGAGTTGCAGAG ATCCATTGATGAGATGAAACGGTTGGAGGAAATGTCAGGTATGTTTCGGAGCTCTGGAGCTGAGCGCCACCCCCCAGAACCAAAATCCCAGACAGAAGGGGTTGAAGATTCAGGAGGCAAAGAGCAGccgtgggagatggtgatggataagAAACACTTCAAGCTGTGGCGGCGTCCCATTTCAGGCACCCACCTTTACCAGTACCGAG TGTTCGGAACCTACACGGACGTGACACCACGGCAGTTCTTCAATGTTCAG CTGGATACAGAATATAGGAAAAAGTGGGACGCCCTGGTGATCAAGCTGGAAGTGATTGAGAGGGATGTGGTCAGTGGCTCTGAGGTTCTTCACTGGGTGACCCATTTTCCT TACCCGATGTACTCACGGGATTATGTGTACGTTCGGCGGTACAGCGTGGATGAGGAAAACAACGTGATGGTGTTGGTGTCACG TGCTGTGGAGCACCCGAGTGTGCCAGAGTCTCCGGAATTTGTCAGGGTCCGATCATACGAGTCCCAGATGGTTATCCGTCCACACAAGTCATTTGATGAG aacgGCTTTGACTACTTGCTGACATATAGTGACAACCCCCAGACCGTGTTTCCTCGCTACTGCGTTAGTTGGATGGTTTCCAGTG GCATgccagatttcctggagaagctgCACACGGCCACTCTGAAAGCCAAGAACATGGAGATCAAAGTGAAGGACTATATCTCATCTAAGCCTTTGGAAGTGGGGAATGAGGCCAAAGCTGCCGCCCCATCTTCTGAGCGCAAGAGTGAGGGCAGCTGTGGGCCTGCCCGCATCGAGTACGCTTGA